Part of the Vigna unguiculata cultivar IT97K-499-35 chromosome 3, ASM411807v1, whole genome shotgun sequence genome, tcaaatatTCCCCTCTCTCATCTTGTAAGGGACTTTTATAGCTAGCAGCCATGGCATCATCAAAGCATGACTAGTTGAATCTATTCCATTATTTCTTTATTGAGGTTCCCACTCCTCAaagttcttttatatatatatatatatatatatatatatatatatatatatatatatatatatatatatatatatatatatatatatatatatatatatatatatatttatttatttattgggtGAAATAGGTTTTTTACCAtcaatttttagtgaaaattaaaattagtttcttttagaaattttaaaccAAGTtagttattcatttttaaaaatacgtggatttaatcatttaaaccaatttttttaaaatttatttgacgttttcaAACGTGTTTATCAACTAACATTAAAGCATACATGtatcaaacagtgtaaacaaactaaaatattataatgaaaataatgaaatatgtttgaaacgtcaaataagcGTAATAAAATTTGCTTTGGTCAAAAGGACTAAATACATACATTTTcaaagttgaaagactaaattggtttaaggttttcaaaagttttaattttcactaaaacgTAAATGACcagaaacatatttaacctttatcaattttatacttgatattatCTCtcaaacttataataaaattatatataaagttaattaatatttatttttgactaaattgtttaactttttcttttaacaaaatttatcatatattttttgtatgtagaattcatttaattttttatattttttgttgttatttttctttttaataatattttcatgtaataataaaggttagtgtgttttaaaatatcaaactaaCTAAGAGAAATCATACTTCATAGTATTGTCTAACATgaattttatatacatataaaaaactaaataatataaactcTAGAGCATTTTTAATTCTAATCCCTCAAACTTACATAGCCTGAACGCAACGGTACGAGGTCCAATATTTAGCTGGAGGTTTGAGCGAAAGACTCTACTTTCTACACCCacctaaaatttaaagactacATGACCTAAGTTGAAATCAATagagaataatattaaaaattttggaacaaattatagatttttattgaaaacaatCGCAGGTTGTACATGTTTGGTTAGataaatttctaaataatcactacaagaaaaataaattggggTAAAATAAATCAAACCTTGTTATACAAGTTAAAATAACGATATCGGGAGAAGATCGGTCAGAAGTCAAAGTTTTCGACATTAACACTAGGGCGAGCAAGTACTTgctgaaaaaaattaaaagaaaaatctgatcaattgttttcaaaaaaaatgtacatataTGTCCAAGAAAACATGGTTCATACTACACATTTTTTTGTCATACTATTCAACAAAACACAAATCaaaactacacatttttgtcaCCCTAATTCAGACAATTTTGTTCATGACACCGTTGTTTCACTCTTCTCATCCTCCAATTCCTTTAACTCCCTGCGCCAATCTTCTAGCTTTGCTAGCTTTTCCAATTGCTCTGGCTTCAGATCTTGATCTGAACTTCTCTGCTCCAATGCTTCTGTAAGCCGAATCTGAACATAACAGTCCAAAAATTAGGTTAGGAAAATGGAAAAGCATTAGTTCAGATATTTCTTTAGTAAGACGGAACAAATGCATAATGATGATAAGAAGAACAAAGAAGGTTTTCTAGTAACAATATTTCTTAGCAGTCTACCCATAACAATATTTTCTGCCACCATCAGTTACAACATTAAATATCTACtatatgtaattataaaaattgatcTCAGTGTGCtgaaaaacataacataaaagATTCATCTCAGTATCTTACTGTCACTTACAACAAGTGAGATGATAGCAAGGATCCATCTTTGTAGTAAAAACAAACaaaggtaatttaaattaaaatgggACTACTAAAACCTTTGCATCACCAATATTGTGTTTAGTAGAAAGAAATGAAAGCTAATTAACCAGTCACTATTCAGAAGAAGTGCTACAGGATCTTGAGTAGCATTACTTGAATTGAATGTcttctttccttcatttttTAACGGATGTAAGAATATTAatagaaagaaaggagagataAGAGATCCTGTAAAGAAAGGAAAAGTACACAGCAAACCCCAGAGGCTACAAAATGCAACAAAGCCTTTTTTTTTGTCCAATAAAAGAGTGCAAGAAACATCTCCAATCTTGCAGTGCCTCAGTAATAAATTCTCGAGACAGGAGTTAGTAGCAAACACAGACTATATCCTATTCCTTGGATACTAGATATGAAAACCTATATACCAATGCTGCAATTAACTCAAATAATCCTCATATATGCACAATACTAGATACACAACAGTGCCATAACCTATGATCACAAGCTCTAACACCGACACCAGATACAAAATTGGACACAGTTAATGATCAAAGTAAAGAACACCACAAGGGCATAACATAACATTCTAAATTTCAACTGCACCACTATCTTCATCAATATTCTTATTTTCTATACAATGATCTGCAAAGGCTGaattctaatttataaatttgaagcCGTAAAAAGATGAAACTTCaggatcatgtgcttaaatcTGAGCTCTTAAGGGTACTATTCCTACAACCACAAGCACTCTGCTGCATCATATCAATCTCACATTTAAATactttctttattaaaattcaacCCCCACACCACTTTCAGCTTCATTAACTCTTATATTGCATGTTGCAACAAGAAACACGTTAAGGACCTTCATTTTCTTTGCAATAAATACCCGAGGGACACATTAATTGGATAGGGCATAATAGCACACTGAAAAACGGAGGAACCAAAAGGGCACGGATGTTTCCTACACTGAAAAACTCTGTTCATCTTACatcattttaagaaaaaggaATCGCCCTGTCACTGAGATGCTTAAAACTAAGAGCTTAAGGGTTATCTAGGAAACAGACAGAGAGAGAAACTCAAATAAGGGAAATGTTTTCTGGACACGCAAAATGATCTAAACCAAGAGATAACTAGAAATAGAAGAGAGATAAATGAATAAGGTGATATCAGTGATAAAAAGAAGTCATAAGAAGGAATTAGGAATCCATATACAAATGTTCTCAAACACACAAGAAACATAAATAGAACATCTACCAACATGGCGTGACACGGTTGACAGATAATCATGTCTTTTAAACATGTGGTTGTTTGATTTTCATGTCCCCTTAGACGGAAAACATATGATCGGAGAAGTAAACCCATGAATGGATCTCAGCAAACCAGTCTCTAACTTCTGACTTCTGGTTGGAGATAACCCAAGTCcaaaaagaactaaatttttctacagcaatttttttaaactcttttcCCACGACAATGATTCTGGTGGAGATCATTTACCAATGTAAAAACAcgaaattaatatatttctatCATAAAAGATATATCGGAAGCTTTAACTGAGAATGGCGGTGATGACTGGAAagacaaaaaagaataaattgcGCACCTTCTTTTTGAGCGCTCGAATTTTCTTGTCTACATCCTGTGCTTGTGCTTGTGCTTGTTGCGTGGAATCTTGCACAGACAAGTCATTCACAAGGGAGGTCAATGCCTCCAAAGATTCCTTCTTTCCACTATCTTCACTCACACCACCTTCTAcatttttatccttttcaaCCGCAGCCTGAAAGAACCCGCACAAATCGCGTAAAGATTAACCAAtcaattaaagtaattaatcaGCAGAATTATTTTTCCATTACCTGGAGCCGCTTCTCCTTCTTTCTTTCGTTCCTCTTGACGGACTTGGTCTTGGGCCGCGCATCGGCGTCGGGGTCGTACCCGGGAGGCCCGGCGGAGCCCATCTCCTTTTTCAGCTGCACaaaaggagaggaagaaggagTGAGAAACGGCGTCGTGTGgagggagaaagaaaaagagggaAAAGAGGAAAATAAGGAAGCGCACGAGAGCGGGCTTGGGCTGGTACTTGGGGACTTCGTCTGGCGGGGTGTAGTTGGCGCGGATGCGAAAGCCCTTTCGGAGGGTTCCGTCGGGCCGTCTTGTGGGGCCCACGAGCCTTTCGCCTTCCTTGAGCGTTTTGGTTAGTTCCGCTACTTGCTTCTTTCTTTCGTCGTCGCTcatttttcttgttcttgttcttcttcCAACTACGCGGggacagaagaagaagaagaagcaggtTCTGCGACTCTGTTACTCTCACTCAACCAGTTAAAGACCAAACCAGAAAGACGAATCTACTAATTTACTCATAATATATATACCGATCTACTAATCaactaataataacaacatatcaatatatgaaaaattagtATTATAAAAACCCACAAATAAACATCATTAAATCTattaacaatatattaaaatttagtattacAGAAAATCCATAAATATATATCCTTAAATATTGACACAAGttcatttttatgatttttttatcattccACACACTTCATATTTTGCTCGAAATAACCTCACTACTTTTTTCAATACGTAAATGTCACTCAATTAATACTCtcattatcttatattattCTCGAAAATGTCATTCAACACACATTTCTGTTACTaacaatatatgaaaatttagtatcatgaaaaattaacaaataccCATCCTTAAACAGTGACACAAGTTCATTTTCATGATATTTGTGTCATTCCACACATTCTATTTGGTATTTTGTATTCCTGCttgttgttaatttaaattttggtttGACCCGAGCATATGAAATCACTAAAGAGCTACTTAGACTAGGTTGGAAGTATCTTAGAAGGCAAAATCTCATTTTGCAGAATTATGTAGACTCGTTAGTCAAAAGTATGCTCATTCAACGAATCGTAAGTCAGAGACTCGATAATTTGGAAGTCGTTGAGCAAGAATTTACTCGCTAAGCGAATACAAAGTCAAGGACTTACGGACTTGGGAGTTGTTGGTCGAGTACCTACTCGCTCAGCGAATCCAAAGTCAATGAGTTGGTGGACTTTGTAGTTGTTGGTCGAGCCTGAGCTCTTTTAGCGAATTAATGAGGATCTTACCTCTGAGAACTTCAGTGATTTACTCACTGGGCGAGCCATTCAGTCATTGGTTGAGTAAACTTTTGTGCACTTTTTGCCTAGTGAATGGATGGTCTCACTAAGCGAATTTTGGAGGAATGTAATTATGAGAGTTAAAGTGATTCACTCATTGGGTGAGTGAACCAATCATTGGTCGAGTGAATTTTTGTGCACTTTTTGTCTAGCGAGAAGGATGTCTCAATGAGCGAAGGGATCATAGTCTAGCAGTCTCTGTTAGGTGAAATTTCAGTTTACTTTAGCTAGTTTGGATTTATTATTTAGGATATGATTGGTGCGTgacatgaatatatatatatatatatatatatatatatatatatatatatatatatatatatatatagtaagtCTAATATCAAAAGTATGTATTCGGATAATCGAGTTTAGTGTCAATTACTTCTATATTTATATGCATATCTATGTTTGTGTGGACTTGTAACatgattttagttttcataTGACTACTCATTGTTTACATTAGCTTATCCTTCAACatgtttatgtgtttgtttgtgGTCCTGTCTTTTACAATGATCACTTAATTGTGTGGGCAGAGAAGGTTGCGGGTGAGGATACTCCTTTATTATGTAGGTAGGACGGTAGAGTAgaatttgataatatattttgtaacagTTGAAAaaccttattttaataaaaagttaaaattaaaggtcaatatattatcataaaatattttaaaaataaaataatttgaaatgggatgaatttatatttaatatatttaattgtactaaaaatttgataaaataatttgaaatgagataaatttatatttaatatatttatttgtactaaaaaattgatttttttttataaagaagaaGTTAATTTAtgttacaaaagaaataaaaaaaaaagcccGAAGTAATGTTaagttagaaaattttaaaatactaatatgcTAACTTTTTAATATTCCATTTCTACCATTTCTTTCAGAGCCCCTTTTTGAATCTCAATACTTGCTTGGTAGCACTATGAAGAAGaggtgaaataaaataaaagctcGTAGCGTTTGAAATGCGAAGGAAGAGAAACAATTGGGAACCGCAAACGAAGGCTAGGGTTTAAAACACATCACTTGCTTTAAGAGTATAATTGTGGATTTGgctttaattttcattttgtggtcgcattcaataaaataatattggcTTCAGACACTAGATCAAGGATTTTTGGCTCATCATAGGGAAGGTTTGTTTCATCTTTCTTTTCTAGAATTTCTCATTTGCTTCAACAATTTCTTTgtcccttttctgttttttccATCTTCATTCAATTGTGTTGATTACTTATGTTATTGTAGGACAGAGATTACACTAATATTTCCTTAGTCTTCTGGTTTGTTCATCTTTGTCAGTATTATCCGATCGGTTGATCCATCTGTCTTCTACATTTCAGTATTAGTCTTCTACCTTTGTTATAGTAAtctaaaacattattattatactcACTTAGTATTGTACTTTTAATTATACACATTTAGCACAATTTATTGCACATGAATTGATGTCATTGTTCTTAAGTTAGAAACATTCAATGTATGTTTTGAGATGTATATTtatggcttaaatatacattcggttcctatttttgttaattttattcaatttggtccctattgtCGTTTgatgttcaattaggtcttcatttttgtcaaattatggtcaatttggtctttttcattaacagtgtttaaatagttaacgttctTGAatagtacatgccacgtgtcagctcttggttttttaaattttttttaaatttttttaaattttttttaaattttttaatttttttttaatttttttttaaaaaataattttttttttcatttaaaaaaaatgtccacgtgtcaagtcgcAATTATGTATGctagtgccacatgtcagcttgtagttgtattatttatttttgtttaatttagtcctgatattcgttatttttgttcaattcaatctctatattcgttatttttttttaatttagtcccaaattttattaaaataaaactatttaatttttaaaattgatttattttaacaaaaattgggactaaattgaaaaaaaataacgaatatagggattaaattgaacaaaaaaaataatactaccacaaactgacacgtggcactagcattgacacgtggcacaattgtgacttgacacgtggaccatttttttgaaattaaaaaattaaaaaaaaatcaaaaaaatcaagagctgacacatggcatgtactgttcaaaaacgttaactatttaaacacagttagtgaaaaggaccaaattgaccataatttcatgcaaatgaggacctaattgaacataaaacgaaaatagggaccaaagcgaataaaatcaacaaaaatagggaccaaatgtatatttaagcctatatttatagatttaaaataagatattatccAACCTATTATTAGGGGTAATAGGTATTATGAAGTAAGATggaataaaattaagatttttttttttcctttaagagGGCCTTGAGCTCAAttctgaaaaaatatattagactTTTTCATCCTATGCACATTTATGATAATATAACATTGACTTACTATATTTTTGATGTCCAATATTTATACGAactgttcaatttttttttcaatatatatttccTAGAAAgagttaatgttatttttttcttagatagTATTAATGTTGTTTGAAAGTGATGACCTGATAGAATGAATAATACTACTTGTAtttctaagaaaaataaagtacaTATAATTATGTCAAATCATCCTCTACGAGCATtagcattttttatttatcaaacaaaatatacatatatactaaCGTttcttaactattttttttttttgaatattgaGAGAATTAGTTTTCGTAACagtgttataattatttgttcAGGGtacatttaaaagttttatctttattaatataaattattttactctttaattttataattaatcagTAGAAACACATGCACCACCAGGAATacatttatgaatttaaaataaaaaaacctaccctaaaattcatccaaaaaactattaataataGATTGAAGAGTTGTGTTGTACATTGaaatcattaatttaattaggaaggaaaaaactaaaaatttagtTTGGGTAAAGCTGTGAAAACATTAAATTACTACTTGTATTGTGAATCTAAGCAATATTAATAGTAAGGTGTGTCAGAATGTTTAAGAAAAGTTGAATGAGTCAGAGAAGTTAACATTTTTAAGCACGTTGATAGGAAGAAGATGCACCATTGACGCTGGTGGACATGGACGTAGTTTTCGAGCTCCAAAGAGGAGGAAGATCATTCTCCATCGAAATAGGTTATTTCGACACAGTTcaagaaatcaaagaaaagaTTCAAAAGTACCAAAACATTCCCGTGTCTCAGCAAACCCTAATCCTCAACGGCCAATTCCTCCAAGACAACGACGATCCATGGAAGGTCGAGATCCTTCACAACACAAGCATTCAGCTTCAACTCTCCTACGACAAGGACGACAAAAAAGATTCACTTAATAATTCTCCACTCACCCAAATCCACCTCAACATCAAAACCGGATCCAAAACGCACCTCGTTCCTCTGGAAGTGGACGTCAACGACACCGTTTCGAGGCTGAAGGAGAAGATCCGCGAGATGGAAAACGTCTCGGTGCCTGCTAACAGGTTGCTTTTGCACGCAACAAGTGGTGCAGAGCTGCATGATCATCAGGTGTTGCGAGATTGTGATGTTTCCGAGAACAGTGAGATCGAGGTGAGTTTCAAGC contains:
- the LOC114176225 gene encoding partner of Y14 and mago, with protein sequence MSDDERKKQVAELTKTLKEGERLVGPTRRPDGTLRKGFRIRANYTPPDEVPKYQPKPALLKKEMGSAGPPGYDPDADARPKTKSVKRNERKKEKRLQAAVEKDKNVEGGVSEDSGKKESLEALTSLVNDLSVQDSTQQAQAQAQDVDKKIRALKKKIRLTEALEQRSSDQDLKPEQLEKLAKLEDWRRELKELEDEKSETTVS
- the LOC114176127 gene encoding ubiquitin domain-containing protein 7SL RNA1-like produces the protein MDVVFELQRGGRSFSIEIGYFDTVQEIKEKIQKYQNIPVSQQTLILNGQFLQDNDDPWKVEILHNTSIQLQLSYDKDDKKDSLNNSPLTQIHLNIKTGSKTHLVPLEVDVNDTVSRLKEKIREMENVSVPANRLLLHATSGAELHDHQVLRDCDVSENSEIEVSFKPSPTVSPASKKLKVMVLPKSGMKKVAVEVNACDNVGELRKELQKLHQRVQFHLPQDGYFFIYKQNVMDDDRSFRWHHVVHGDTIEIFNGSVTGGS